A genomic stretch from Megachile rotundata isolate GNS110a chromosome 1, iyMegRotu1, whole genome shotgun sequence includes:
- the LOC100883839 gene encoding centromere protein I isoform X2, which yields MTNNEQRDTCLKLLHQLKAQNKAFSKFEELADTLQDYVSSKGLEDEDMDLLANIIINTDLSATKMITLIKCLIPKYKVPENTFKMITTWHLSSVNQLPITVSVLVIQWIIGLWDYHLIDKKIINIYYNVFFYVMLKKEKLEKQIARLIYVLTKPEDVTRRDVCRLLALNQKYSKPRTHISVLLSLFKSYKPELVPEKINSVNIESVWKPIPEVLRLMLQSVKIRLEVQETHDVNELNEKCFKWNTVEFKKGKKNVTPLMPSVGYFQIGSSIFKEKDSTSIFDISSTEELGKSHLSVELPCNAISLLTNTAGYHLLTFADFQYQSRFSYNLYNTLVRALMLENEKFSVEEINKLLDMTIEFSRYMQQGVLVVNRFLNEYLYFNTGEYQSKLLMLLQWMTPISSSDLHRKILVHIQEMFYESEIDKKCEIIKTLKMLITNLFVTQGFEECYHTAPAPFLGQTQVDSLEDIIPTLTKVSEDLIISGLNIHSYNTLLLAESLSFYEQVCSLEEWNNEVSVTLAPSAVIYGGFITQHCAILSRTCRLLLRYRNMIANLQNSKLRNIIRRKVYTIFVYAQEIVDVLWYDELAKKRNNGYLLYNVPDIVIKDLNSCDANSLLNVNNHYSFLPYKWILNKSGLNINTKMDAIRVALHYYPSVKEFISTFQT from the exons atgaCAAATAACGAGCAAAGAGATACTTGTTTAAAATTGTTGCACCAATTAAAag caCAAAACAAAGCTTTTTCTAAGTTTGAAGAATTAGCTGATACACTACAGGATTATGTATCATCAAAAGGACTGGAAGATGAAGATATGGATTTACtagcaaatattattataaatactgACTTAA gtGCAACTAAAATGAtaacattaataaaatgtttgattCCCAAATACAAGGTACCTGAAAACACATTTAAAATGATCACCACATGGCATTTATCATCAGTAAATCAACTGCCTATCACTGTATCCGTTCTTGTTATACAGTGGATCATTG GTTTATGGGATTATCACTTAAtagataaaaaaattataaatatatattataatgtatttttttatgtgatgttgaaaaaagaaaaattg GAAAAACAAATAGCAcgtttaatttatgttttaacaaAACCAGAAGATGTAACACGTAGAGATGTGTGTCGATTACTAGCTTTAAATCAGAAATATTCTAAACCTAGAACGCATATTAGTGTTTTATTGTC ATTATTCAAGTCTTACAAACCTGAATTGGTTCctgaaaaaattaattctgtaaATATAGAAAGTGTATGGAAACCAATACCAGAAGTTTTACGATTAATGCTGCAAAGTGTGAAAATACGCTTAGAAGTTCAAGAAACACATGATGTCaatgaattaaatgaaaaatgttttaaatggaATACAGTTgag ttcaaaaaaggaaaaaaaaatgtgACACCTTTAATGCCATCTGTgggatattttcaaattggcTCTAGTATCTTTAAAGAAAAAGACTCAACTTCCATTTTTGATATCTCTAG caCCGAAGAACTAGGAAAATCACATTTGagtgtagaattaccatgtaATGCCATATCTCTCTTAACTAATACAGCTGGATACCATCTTCTTACATTTGCTGATTTTCAGTATCAAAGTAGATTCTCTTATAATCTTTATAACACTCTAGTAAGAG cgttAATGCTAGAGAACGAGAAATTTTCTGTAGaagaaatcaataaattactcgACATGACTATTGAATTTTCACGATATATGCAGCAAGGTGTACTTGTTGTTAACCGTTTTCTCAACGAGTATCTTTATTTCAACACAGGAGAGTATCAATCAAAGTTACTGATGTTATTACAATGGATGACACCAATATCTAGTAGcg ATTTACACAGAAAAATATTAGTGCATATACAAGAAATGTTTTATGAAtcagaaattgataaaaaatgtgaaattattaaaacattgaAGATGTTGATTACAAACTTG TTTGTTACACAAGGTTTTGAAGAATGCTATCATACAGCACCTGCACCATTTTTAGGTCAAACTCAAGTAGACAGTTTAGAAGATATTATTCCCACTCTTACGAAAGTTTCAGAAGATCTTATTATATCCGGTTTAAATATTCATTCATACAACACTTTATTACTTGCAGAatcattgtcattttatgaacag GTTTGTTCATTGGAAGAATGGAATAATGAAGTGTCTGTTACATTAGCACCCTCTGCAGTAATTTATGGAGGTTTTATTACACAACATTGTGCAATTTTATCAAGGACATGTCGCTTACTATTaag gtATCGTAATATGAtagcaaatttacaaaatagtaaATTACGAAACATAATTAGAAGAAAAGTTTACACCATATTTGTTTATGCCCAAGAAATTGTTGATGTACTATGGTATGATGAG TTGGCGAAGAAAAGAAATAATGGATACTTATTATATAATGTACCAGACATAGTGATAAAAGATTTAAATAGTTGTGATGCAAATTCTCttttaaatgttaataatcATTATAGTTTCTTACCTTATAAATGGATATTAAATAAATCTGGGCTTaacataaatacaaaaatg gATGCTATAAGAGTAGCTTTACATTACTATCCATCCGTAAAAGAATTTATTAGCACATTTCAAACTTGA
- the LOC100883839 gene encoding centromere protein I isoform X1, which yields MTNNEQRDTCLKLLHQLKAQNKAFSKFEELADTLQDYVSSKGLEDEDMDLLANIIINTDLSATKMITLIKCLIPKYKVPENTFKMITTWHLSSVNQLPITVSVLVIQWIIGLWDYHLIDKKIINIYYNVFFYVMLKKEKLLLSLLLQEKQIARLIYVLTKPEDVTRRDVCRLLALNQKYSKPRTHISVLLSLFKSYKPELVPEKINSVNIESVWKPIPEVLRLMLQSVKIRLEVQETHDVNELNEKCFKWNTVEFKKGKKNVTPLMPSVGYFQIGSSIFKEKDSTSIFDISSTEELGKSHLSVELPCNAISLLTNTAGYHLLTFADFQYQSRFSYNLYNTLVRALMLENEKFSVEEINKLLDMTIEFSRYMQQGVLVVNRFLNEYLYFNTGEYQSKLLMLLQWMTPISSSDLHRKILVHIQEMFYESEIDKKCEIIKTLKMLITNLFVTQGFEECYHTAPAPFLGQTQVDSLEDIIPTLTKVSEDLIISGLNIHSYNTLLLAESLSFYEQVCSLEEWNNEVSVTLAPSAVIYGGFITQHCAILSRTCRLLLRYRNMIANLQNSKLRNIIRRKVYTIFVYAQEIVDVLWYDELAKKRNNGYLLYNVPDIVIKDLNSCDANSLLNVNNHYSFLPYKWILNKSGLNINTKMDAIRVALHYYPSVKEFISTFQT from the exons atgaCAAATAACGAGCAAAGAGATACTTGTTTAAAATTGTTGCACCAATTAAAag caCAAAACAAAGCTTTTTCTAAGTTTGAAGAATTAGCTGATACACTACAGGATTATGTATCATCAAAAGGACTGGAAGATGAAGATATGGATTTACtagcaaatattattataaatactgACTTAA gtGCAACTAAAATGAtaacattaataaaatgtttgattCCCAAATACAAGGTACCTGAAAACACATTTAAAATGATCACCACATGGCATTTATCATCAGTAAATCAACTGCCTATCACTGTATCCGTTCTTGTTATACAGTGGATCATTG GTTTATGGGATTATCACTTAAtagataaaaaaattataaatatatattataatgtatttttttatgtgatgttgaaaaaagaaaaattg ttattgtcattattattgcaGGAAAAACAAATAGCAcgtttaatttatgttttaacaaAACCAGAAGATGTAACACGTAGAGATGTGTGTCGATTACTAGCTTTAAATCAGAAATATTCTAAACCTAGAACGCATATTAGTGTTTTATTGTC ATTATTCAAGTCTTACAAACCTGAATTGGTTCctgaaaaaattaattctgtaaATATAGAAAGTGTATGGAAACCAATACCAGAAGTTTTACGATTAATGCTGCAAAGTGTGAAAATACGCTTAGAAGTTCAAGAAACACATGATGTCaatgaattaaatgaaaaatgttttaaatggaATACAGTTgag ttcaaaaaaggaaaaaaaaatgtgACACCTTTAATGCCATCTGTgggatattttcaaattggcTCTAGTATCTTTAAAGAAAAAGACTCAACTTCCATTTTTGATATCTCTAG caCCGAAGAACTAGGAAAATCACATTTGagtgtagaattaccatgtaATGCCATATCTCTCTTAACTAATACAGCTGGATACCATCTTCTTACATTTGCTGATTTTCAGTATCAAAGTAGATTCTCTTATAATCTTTATAACACTCTAGTAAGAG cgttAATGCTAGAGAACGAGAAATTTTCTGTAGaagaaatcaataaattactcgACATGACTATTGAATTTTCACGATATATGCAGCAAGGTGTACTTGTTGTTAACCGTTTTCTCAACGAGTATCTTTATTTCAACACAGGAGAGTATCAATCAAAGTTACTGATGTTATTACAATGGATGACACCAATATCTAGTAGcg ATTTACACAGAAAAATATTAGTGCATATACAAGAAATGTTTTATGAAtcagaaattgataaaaaatgtgaaattattaaaacattgaAGATGTTGATTACAAACTTG TTTGTTACACAAGGTTTTGAAGAATGCTATCATACAGCACCTGCACCATTTTTAGGTCAAACTCAAGTAGACAGTTTAGAAGATATTATTCCCACTCTTACGAAAGTTTCAGAAGATCTTATTATATCCGGTTTAAATATTCATTCATACAACACTTTATTACTTGCAGAatcattgtcattttatgaacag GTTTGTTCATTGGAAGAATGGAATAATGAAGTGTCTGTTACATTAGCACCCTCTGCAGTAATTTATGGAGGTTTTATTACACAACATTGTGCAATTTTATCAAGGACATGTCGCTTACTATTaag gtATCGTAATATGAtagcaaatttacaaaatagtaaATTACGAAACATAATTAGAAGAAAAGTTTACACCATATTTGTTTATGCCCAAGAAATTGTTGATGTACTATGGTATGATGAG TTGGCGAAGAAAAGAAATAATGGATACTTATTATATAATGTACCAGACATAGTGATAAAAGATTTAAATAGTTGTGATGCAAATTCTCttttaaatgttaataatcATTATAGTTTCTTACCTTATAAATGGATATTAAATAAATCTGGGCTTaacataaatacaaaaatg gATGCTATAAGAGTAGCTTTACATTACTATCCATCCGTAAAAGAATTTATTAGCACATTTCAAACTTGA
- the LOC100883839 gene encoding centromere protein I isoform X3 — translation MDLLANIIINTDLSATKMITLIKCLIPKYKVPENTFKMITTWHLSSVNQLPITVSVLVIQWIIGLWDYHLIDKKIINIYYNVFFYVMLKKEKLLLSLLLQEKQIARLIYVLTKPEDVTRRDVCRLLALNQKYSKPRTHISVLLSLFKSYKPELVPEKINSVNIESVWKPIPEVLRLMLQSVKIRLEVQETHDVNELNEKCFKWNTVEFKKGKKNVTPLMPSVGYFQIGSSIFKEKDSTSIFDISSTEELGKSHLSVELPCNAISLLTNTAGYHLLTFADFQYQSRFSYNLYNTLVRALMLENEKFSVEEINKLLDMTIEFSRYMQQGVLVVNRFLNEYLYFNTGEYQSKLLMLLQWMTPISSSDLHRKILVHIQEMFYESEIDKKCEIIKTLKMLITNLFVTQGFEECYHTAPAPFLGQTQVDSLEDIIPTLTKVSEDLIISGLNIHSYNTLLLAESLSFYEQVCSLEEWNNEVSVTLAPSAVIYGGFITQHCAILSRTCRLLLRYRNMIANLQNSKLRNIIRRKVYTIFVYAQEIVDVLWYDELAKKRNNGYLLYNVPDIVIKDLNSCDANSLLNVNNHYSFLPYKWILNKSGLNINTKMDAIRVALHYYPSVKEFISTFQT, via the exons ATGGATTTACtagcaaatattattataaatactgACTTAA gtGCAACTAAAATGAtaacattaataaaatgtttgattCCCAAATACAAGGTACCTGAAAACACATTTAAAATGATCACCACATGGCATTTATCATCAGTAAATCAACTGCCTATCACTGTATCCGTTCTTGTTATACAGTGGATCATTG GTTTATGGGATTATCACTTAAtagataaaaaaattataaatatatattataatgtatttttttatgtgatgttgaaaaaagaaaaattg ttattgtcattattattgcaGGAAAAACAAATAGCAcgtttaatttatgttttaacaaAACCAGAAGATGTAACACGTAGAGATGTGTGTCGATTACTAGCTTTAAATCAGAAATATTCTAAACCTAGAACGCATATTAGTGTTTTATTGTC ATTATTCAAGTCTTACAAACCTGAATTGGTTCctgaaaaaattaattctgtaaATATAGAAAGTGTATGGAAACCAATACCAGAAGTTTTACGATTAATGCTGCAAAGTGTGAAAATACGCTTAGAAGTTCAAGAAACACATGATGTCaatgaattaaatgaaaaatgttttaaatggaATACAGTTgag ttcaaaaaaggaaaaaaaaatgtgACACCTTTAATGCCATCTGTgggatattttcaaattggcTCTAGTATCTTTAAAGAAAAAGACTCAACTTCCATTTTTGATATCTCTAG caCCGAAGAACTAGGAAAATCACATTTGagtgtagaattaccatgtaATGCCATATCTCTCTTAACTAATACAGCTGGATACCATCTTCTTACATTTGCTGATTTTCAGTATCAAAGTAGATTCTCTTATAATCTTTATAACACTCTAGTAAGAG cgttAATGCTAGAGAACGAGAAATTTTCTGTAGaagaaatcaataaattactcgACATGACTATTGAATTTTCACGATATATGCAGCAAGGTGTACTTGTTGTTAACCGTTTTCTCAACGAGTATCTTTATTTCAACACAGGAGAGTATCAATCAAAGTTACTGATGTTATTACAATGGATGACACCAATATCTAGTAGcg ATTTACACAGAAAAATATTAGTGCATATACAAGAAATGTTTTATGAAtcagaaattgataaaaaatgtgaaattattaaaacattgaAGATGTTGATTACAAACTTG TTTGTTACACAAGGTTTTGAAGAATGCTATCATACAGCACCTGCACCATTTTTAGGTCAAACTCAAGTAGACAGTTTAGAAGATATTATTCCCACTCTTACGAAAGTTTCAGAAGATCTTATTATATCCGGTTTAAATATTCATTCATACAACACTTTATTACTTGCAGAatcattgtcattttatgaacag GTTTGTTCATTGGAAGAATGGAATAATGAAGTGTCTGTTACATTAGCACCCTCTGCAGTAATTTATGGAGGTTTTATTACACAACATTGTGCAATTTTATCAAGGACATGTCGCTTACTATTaag gtATCGTAATATGAtagcaaatttacaaaatagtaaATTACGAAACATAATTAGAAGAAAAGTTTACACCATATTTGTTTATGCCCAAGAAATTGTTGATGTACTATGGTATGATGAG TTGGCGAAGAAAAGAAATAATGGATACTTATTATATAATGTACCAGACATAGTGATAAAAGATTTAAATAGTTGTGATGCAAATTCTCttttaaatgttaataatcATTATAGTTTCTTACCTTATAAATGGATATTAAATAAATCTGGGCTTaacataaatacaaaaatg gATGCTATAAGAGTAGCTTTACATTACTATCCATCCGTAAAAGAATTTATTAGCACATTTCAAACTTGA